The genome window GTGAGAGTACGAAGTCCCCTCTCTCCCATATCTCAAACCCTGCCCCCCAATACTAACAtacccaaccccaaccccaaaggCCACCGCAATCCAATACCTCCGTCGCTTCTACCTCACCAACTCCCCAATGACCTACCACCCGAAACAAATCATGCCGTgcgccctcttcctcgccaccAAAACCGACAACTACTATCTCTCCCTACGACAATTCGCCGAAGGTGTTCCCGGCCAAACCTCCGCCGACGACATCATCGCCCCAGAATTCCTCGTCATGCAAAGCCTCCGCTTCACCTTCGACGTGCGCCACCCCTTCCGCGGCCTAGAAGGCGGCATCATGGAACTCCGCGCCATAtcccaaggccaaggccaaccAGCACCACATTTCCAACCCTCCCAAACACCAGAAGACCTCCGCAGggctctcctctccctctccccttcctccgccaccgcAAGCACCATGAACGACCGCATCTCCCGCGCCCACCACTCCACCCGCGAGATCCTCAAAGCCGCCGCCCAAATCACAGACGCCTACTTCCTCTACACCCCAGCCCAGATCTGGCTCTCGGCATTCCTCCTCGCCGATCGCCCCTTGGCTGAATTCTACCTCGACACGAAACTAGGCGGTCcaatcatatcatcatccaaccATGATCAAAACCCCCTGTACGCCCTGCGCACGAaactcctcaccaccctcgcaAACTGCTCCGCCCTCCTCCAAGCATACAAACCCTTCGCGTCCGACGAAGCCCGCATGAAGACCCTGAAACGCATCGTCGGCAAGAAACTCTACCATTGCCAGAATCCAGAGAAGGCCAATATCGCAGGCCAGAAACGCATTCcggccgctgccgctgccgctgcagcagcagcagcaggcgaGTCAGGGACATCAGAAAGCGAAATGGAGCGTCTagcgaagaaaaggaaactaGAACGGGGAAGTGAGACGACGAAAGATCTCTTCGGAGGGGAATTAGTCACGCAAAGGACGAAGGAGAGGCAGATGGAGGGGGATCAGCAGCAatagcagtaataataaagaacCTTTATGGTTCAAGTATaattgttattattgttattattagctTTTTGGGCGACGACGACGTTGGTGAATTATTGTTTTGAGCGTGCAGATAGGCgcaataaataatagaaaagcATGCATGTTACTATTATTagtcttctttcttattaGAAGGTGGGTATTCGGACTGTGTAAGTGTTCATTGCTTTGCTGCTATCCGTAGTACCCTATATTTGAACATGGGGGATAGTAATTAGCAAGTCGACCTTTACTAGTACTAACCATCCAgccttatataaatactactactactagtatagtTGCCAAAGTATACAACCACCATTGGGCTCAGAAATCTATGTAGTTCAGGTATAGGTATTTGTAGTTGTGATACGAAGGAACCATCCTACATGGGTATATATGTCTACGTAACTCTGAAAGTAATATAGCAAGGGAATAATATCAAATTGAAACCCTCAAACGCTCAAGTCTAGTTAGGTGTGGGGGGAGTGACGATGAAGGTATGAAAAGATGAAACACAGACCATCTAAAACAAAGCACCCAAatgtgtagtagtagtaatgagCAAAGATATCTCCAGGTATttgaaaaaaaggaaaaatagtAGAAAAAACGGATAACCTTCCGCGCGAATGTCATTCATCAGGATGGTTCATCTCTCCTGTAACGGTAAAGAGAaacttttttccttccccttacAAGCCTTTTTTATATTTGCATGTGTGTGTCGTCTCGAACATTCCAATCATAAACAAGAAGATTAatcacttcttccttctttttcagtGGTTTGTACTTTAGACAGCACCCTCGGAAATCATCTTCTTGCGGAGGTGGTTCTTGTACTCGCCGATAGTACCGTTCCAGCGGGTGACGGTCTTGTTCTCGCAGACCATGATGTCCTTGGCGATCTTGTCAAGGAGACGGAAGTCGTGGGACACGACGACAACACCACCGCTGAAAGCGTTGATGGCATCGGCCAAACTGTCAATGGTGGGGATATCCAGACCGTTGGTAGGCTCGTCCAGCAGGATCATGTTAGGCGACTCGATAGCCAACAGGGCGAAGACGATACGAGACTTCTGACCCTCGGACAGAGTACCCATGAGGGCAGT of Aspergillus luchuensis IFO 4308 DNA, chromosome 7, nearly complete sequence contains these proteins:
- a CDS encoding TFIIH complex kinase subunit CCL1 (BUSCO:EOG09263SFX;~COG:D;~EggNog:ENOG410PMZ9;~InterPro:IPR036915,IPR031658,IPR043198,IPR006671, IPR013763;~PFAM:PF00134,PF16899;~go_function: GO:0016538 - cyclin-dependent protein serine/threonine kinase regulator activity [Evidence IEA];~go_process: GO:0006357 - regulation of transcription by RNA polymerase II [Evidence IEA]); amino-acid sequence: MIEDEIYRSSSQFRLWSFTEASLKQLRATTNSVASDRVRAALRRAQDARRSATSSTTGTPAPGSDAENKAAEDKQIECLTPEEEQQVVDYYSEQIIQLGENYKPPLPTIVRATAIQYLRRFYLTNSPMTYHPKQIMPCALFLATKTDNYYLSLRQFAEGVPGQTSADDIIAPEFLVMQSLRFTFDVRHPFRGLEGGIMELRAISQGQGQPAPHFQPSQTPEDLRRALLSLSPSSATASTMNDRISRAHHSTREILKAAAQITDAYFLYTPAQIWLSAFLLADRPLAEFYLDTKLGGPIISSSNHDQNPLYALRTKLLTTLANCSALLQAYKPFASDEARMKTLKRIVGKKLYHCQNPEKANIAGQKRIPAAAAAAAAAAAGESGTSESEMERLAKKRKLERGSETTKDLFGGELVTQRTKERQMEGDQQQ